A region from the Lysobacter antibioticus genome encodes:
- a CDS encoding acyltransferase family protein, which produces MPRRYDIDALRALAFALLILYHWAMLYVADWGWHLKSTHLSEALQLPMLFVNRWRMDLIFLISGLSVHFLLRGTSLGRFIAQRSWRLLLPLTFGCLVVVPIQPYAQGVANGLVEPGFVDFLLRYYRFQPWPAEAFDGWEYGFTWNHLWYLVYLWVYTLVFAAVLPLFRNGLGRRAHAAWAGLRGWKLVVLPALPLALGSILLQPHFEETGDLIHDWYRHAIYFTVFLYGYWLGNEAGLWQELLRLRRRTLGWALTLFAAYLAMIKLLPEEVPDSVQYAIWTIRSLYIWAAICTILGWSHHVLNRPFRWLPWATEAVYPWYVLHQSLTVLIAYWVLPLKFGAVVEPAIVLLGTVLGCWALHEAIRRVPWLRPCFGLKAKRGGRPQVTASAAGLARPAAEAA; this is translated from the coding sequence CTCTACGTCGCCGACTGGGGCTGGCACCTGAAGAGCACGCACCTATCGGAGGCCCTGCAGTTGCCGATGCTGTTCGTGAACCGCTGGCGCATGGACCTGATCTTCCTGATCTCCGGCCTGTCGGTGCACTTCCTGTTGCGCGGCACCTCGCTCGGCCGTTTCATCGCCCAACGCAGCTGGCGGCTGTTGCTGCCGCTGACCTTCGGCTGCCTGGTGGTCGTGCCGATCCAGCCCTATGCCCAGGGCGTGGCGAACGGCCTGGTCGAGCCGGGCTTCGTCGACTTCCTGCTGCGCTACTACCGCTTCCAACCCTGGCCGGCCGAGGCCTTCGACGGCTGGGAGTACGGCTTCACCTGGAACCACCTGTGGTACCTGGTCTATCTGTGGGTCTACACCCTGGTCTTCGCGGCCGTGTTGCCGCTGTTTCGCAACGGCCTCGGCCGCCGTGCCCACGCCGCGTGGGCCGGGCTGCGCGGTTGGAAGCTGGTGGTGCTGCCGGCGCTGCCGTTGGCGCTCGGCTCGATCCTGTTGCAGCCGCATTTCGAGGAAACCGGCGACCTGATCCACGACTGGTACCGCCACGCGATCTATTTCACCGTGTTCCTCTACGGCTACTGGCTCGGCAACGAGGCCGGCCTGTGGCAGGAACTGCTGCGCCTGCGCCGCCGCACCCTGGGTTGGGCACTGACGCTGTTCGCGGCCTATCTGGCGATGATCAAGCTGCTGCCCGAGGAAGTGCCCGACAGCGTGCAGTACGCGATCTGGACGATACGCAGCCTGTACATCTGGGCGGCGATCTGCACGATCCTGGGCTGGTCGCATCACGTGCTCAACCGCCCGTTCCGCTGGCTGCCCTGGGCCACCGAGGCGGTCTACCCGTGGTACGTGCTGCACCAGAGCCTGACCGTGCTGATCGCTTATTGGGTGCTGCCGCTCAAGTTCGGCGCGGTCGTCGAGCCCGCCATCGTTCTGCTCGGCACCGTGCTCGGCTGCTGGGCGTTGCACGAGGCGATCCGGCGCGTGCCGTGGCTGCGGCCTTGTTTCGGCTTGAAGGCCAAACGCGGTGGCCGGCCGCAGGTGACGGCATCGGCCGCCGGCCTTGCGCGGCCGGCGGCGGAGGCGGCGTGA
- a CDS encoding glutathione peroxidase produces MTTAYDFSAVDIDGQNQSLDRYRGKVLLIVNVASKCGFTPQYTGLEKLERDYAARGFEVLGFPCDQFGHQEPGDEAEIKEFCALTYEVSFPLYAKIDVNGDKAHPLWKWLKDEKGGFLGIDAIKWNFTKFLVGRDGTVIKRYAPTDKPESIAADIEKALG; encoded by the coding sequence ATGACCACCGCCTACGATTTCTCCGCCGTCGACATCGACGGTCAGAACCAGTCGCTCGATCGCTATCGCGGCAAGGTGCTGCTGATCGTCAACGTCGCCTCGAAATGCGGATTCACCCCGCAGTACACCGGCCTGGAAAAACTCGAGCGCGACTATGCCGCGCGCGGTTTCGAAGTGCTGGGTTTCCCCTGCGATCAGTTCGGTCACCAGGAGCCCGGCGACGAGGCCGAGATCAAGGAATTCTGCGCGCTGACCTACGAGGTGAGCTTCCCGCTGTACGCCAAGATCGACGTCAACGGCGACAAGGCGCATCCCTTGTGGAAGTGGCTCAAGGACGAGAAGGGCGGCTTCCTCGGCATCGACGCGATCAAGTGGAATTTCACCAAGTTCCTGGTCGGCCGCGACGGCACCGTCATCAAGCGTTATGCGCCGACCGACAAACCCGAATCGATCGCCGCCGACATCGAGAAGGCGCTCGGCTGA